The following is a genomic window from Burkholderia cepacia ATCC 25416.
ACCGGATTACGCGGACAACGGATTCGAACATGAAAGTCCTGATCGTCGAAGACGAACCGAAAGTCGTCGAGTACCTGAAGAGCGGCCTGACCGAGGAAGGCTGGGTCGTCGATACCGCGCTCGACGGCGAGGACGGCGCGTGGAAAGCCGTCGAATTCGACTACGACGTGGTCGTGCTCGACGTGATGCTGCCGAAGCTCGACGGCTTCGGCGTGCTGCGTGCGTTGCGCGCGCAGAAGCAGACGCCCGTCATCATGCTGACCGCGCGCGACCGCGTCGACGACCGCGTGCGGGGCTTGCGCGGCGGTGCCGACGACTACCTGACCAAGCCGTTCTCGTTCCTCGAGCTGATCGAACGGCTGCGCGCGCTGACGCGCCGCGCGCGCGTGCAGGAATCGACGCTGATCTCGATCGGCGACCTGCGGGTCGACCTGATCGGCCGCCGCGCGACCCGCGACGGCACGCGGCTCGACCTGACCGCACAGGAATTCCAGCTGCTCGGCGTGCTCGCGCGGCGCAGCGGCGAGGTGCTGTCGAAGACGACCATCGCCGAACTCGTGTGGGACGTGAA
Proteins encoded in this region:
- a CDS encoding heavy metal response regulator transcription factor; translation: MKVLIVEDEPKVVEYLKSGLTEEGWVVDTALDGEDGAWKAVEFDYDVVVLDVMLPKLDGFGVLRALRAQKQTPVIMLTARDRVDDRVRGLRGGADDYLTKPFSFLELIERLRALTRRARVQESTLISIGDLRVDLIGRRATRDGTRLDLTAQEFQLLGVLARRSGEVLSKTTIAELVWDVNFDSNANVVETAIKRLRAKLDGPFADKLLHTIRGMGYVLEAREDGDTERPA